The following are encoded together in the Populus trichocarpa isolate Nisqually-1 chromosome 5, P.trichocarpa_v4.1, whole genome shotgun sequence genome:
- the LOC7485655 gene encoding dolichyl-diphosphooligosaccharide--protein glycosyltransferase subunit 1A, producing the protein MGFRFDLLLLFTTLVLLSTTTPTVLSDVILSKVDRRIDLTSQIVRVASTLKVENAGPGPVSEVLLTFPEIQAKNLAYLKATLNEGKGKVKNSGSNLPINVANPEELPPSLIFHSVSLPKALGEGDSLTIDVFAVFTHVLRPFPEEITQADIQLVLFQDTAHYLSPYAVKVQSLTVKLPKARIEMYTKLENTNIHGSDIKYGPYENLPPFSYAPVVVHFETNQPFAVAQELVREIEISHWGNVQVTEHYNIVHGGAKSKGEFSRLDFQARPHLRGASAFRNLVAKLPPRAHSIYYRDEIGNISTSNVWGDPKKTELLIEPRYPLFGGWRTTFTIGYGLPLQDFLFGSEGKRFLNFSFGSPINDLVTDNIIVKVVLPEGSDDISISTPFPVKQGQETKISHLDVAGRPVVVLEKTNVVPEHNQYFQVYYRFNKLSMLREPFMLISGFFILFVSCIVYMHVDLSISKSSASYLAKLQWDEVRATIQQVISIINQCLSKHERLEASLHDLSRTGDVQACKTARKTADSLFKEYSKELKPLLSFLQSSPQATQILPKVEELVAKEKELQERLIAKHSTIVDCYEKKIGGRELENRVASHQLKVAALKQEVEDLLDYVEEI; encoded by the exons ATGGGATTtcgttttgatttacttttgtTGTTTACGACACTTGTTTTACTCTCAACAACAACTCCTACTGTACTTTCCGATGTCATTCTCTCCAAAGTCGATCGCCGT ATTGATTTGACTTCTCAAATTGTGCGCGTTGCGTCTACATTAAAG GTGGAGAATGCTGGTCCTGGTCCAGTTTCTGAGGTTTTGCTCACCTTTCCTGAGATTCAGGCAAAAAATTTAGCATATTTGAAGGCAACCCTTAATGAGGGTAAAGGGAAAGTGAAAAACTCAGGTAGTAACCTCCCCATAAATGTTGCCAATCCAGAGGAATTGCCTCCATCTCTGATTTTTCATTCAGTATCATTACCTAAGGCTTTGGGTGAAGGAGATAGTTTGACTATAGATGTGTTCGCAGTATTTACTCATGTATTACGGCCATTTCCTGAGGAAATTACACAAGCTGATATTCAGCTAGTTTTGTTCCAAGATACTGCTCACTATCTCTCCCCTTATGCAGTTAAGGTTCAGTCCCTTACTGTTAAATTGCCCAAGGCTAGAATAGAAATGTATACGAAATTAGAGAATACTAATATCCATGGCTCTGATATCAAATATGGCCCATATGAAAACCTTCCTCCCTTTTCATATGCACCCGTAGTTGTTCACTTTGAAACCAATCAACCATTTGCTGTTGCTCAAGAGTTAGTGAGGGAGATAGAAATTTCCCATTGGGGCAATGTGCAAGTTACAGAACACTATAACATTGTCCATGGAGGTGCTAAAAGTAAGGGTGAATTTTCCAG GCTTGACTTTCAGGCTAGACCACACCTTCGAGGTGCATCAGCCTTCAGGAATCTTGTTGCAAAATTGCCACCAAGAGCTCATTCCATTTATTATAGAGATGAGATTGGAAATATTTCAACATCTAATGTCTGGGGTGATCCTAAAAAG ACAGAACTGTTGATTGAACCTAGATATCCGTTGTTTGGAGGCTGGAGAACTACTTTTACCATTGGATATGGTTTGCcacttcaagattttttatttgggtcAGAGGGGAAACGTTTCCTTAACTTCTCTTTTGGTTCCCCAATAAATGATTTGGTCACTGATAATATCATTGTGAAG GTTGTTTTGCCAGAGGGATCTGATGATATATCTATTTCTACTCCCTTTCCTGTAAAACAAGGACAAGAG ACCAAAATTTCCCACTTAGATGTTGCTGGGAGACCAGTTGTTGTGCTGGAAAAGACCAATGTTGTTCCTGAACATAATCAGTATTTCCAG GTCTATTATAGGTTCAACAAACTTTCGATGCTTAGGGAGCCATTTATGTTGATTTCTggatttttcatcctttttgttTCTTGCATCGTATACATGCATGTGGACTTGTCAATCTCGAAGTCCTCTGCCTCTTATTTGGCAAAACTGCAGTGGGATGAG GTGCGAGCAACAATTCAGCAAGTCATAAGTATTATCAACCAGTGCCTATCTAAGCATGAAAGGTTAGAAGCATCACTGCATGATCTTTCTAGGACTGGGGATGTTCAAGCTTGTAAAACTGCTCGAAAGACTGCTGACAGCTTGTTTAAAGAGTATTCCAAAGAGTTGAAGCCGTTGCTTTCATTCTTGCAATCTTCTCCTCAGGCTACTCAGATATTGCCAAAG GTGGAGGAGCTGGTGGCGAAGGAGAAGGAATTGCAAGAGAGGCTGATAGCAAAGCATTCAACCATAGTGGACTGCTATGAGAAGAAGATTGGAGGAAGGGAACTTGAGAATCGGGTTGCTTCACATCAACTAAAAGTTGCAGCTTTGAAGCAGGAGGTTGAAGATCTTCTTGACTACGTTGAAGAAATATAG
- the LOC7494718 gene encoding outer envelope pore protein 21B, chloroplastic has protein sequence METSLRYGVDSKALKIHAKERFAIDSSTHLQVHGELDTRIGAPSYVSAMIRHFYPDLSACLGVGLQYDKHEKLRYFVRGKKGFPVTNDGLISFNVKGRCDVDKEFKQRNSKAAADVSWSIYNFHREQDVRFRIGYEVITKVPYLQIKENNWTLNADMNGKWNVKFDL, from the exons ATGGAGACATCTCTAAGATATGGAGTAGATTCCAAAGCCCTTAAAATTCATGCCAAGGAGAGGTTTGCCATTGATTCCAGCACCCACTTGCAG gTTCATGGGGAGCTAGATACAAGAATTGGAGCTCCTAGTTATGTCAGTGCAATGATAAGACACTTTTACCCAGAT TTGTCTGCTTGTCTTGGAGTGGGATTGCAATATGATAAGCATGAAAAACTCAGGTATTTTGTTCGAGGAAAAAAGGGTTTTCCTGTGACAAATGATGGTTTGATAAGCTTCAATGTTAAGGGACGATGTGATGTTGACAAAGAATTTAAACAG AGGAATTCAAAAGCAGCTGCGGACGTTTCTTGGAGCATATATAATTTCCATAGAGAACAAGATGTTAGATTCAGAATTGGGTATGAAGTGATTACCAAG GTGCCTTATCTGCAGATTAAGGAAAATAATTGGACCCTCAATGCTGACATGAATGGTAAATGGaatgtcaaatttgatttgtGA